The genomic window CAAAATCAGTTGATGTAATACCAAATTTAGCAGCTAATTCTGGTTGTGCTTGAGGCGTAAACAGATTTTGATCTACACCCAATTGTGGCATAACTTTAATTGTACCTTCATACCCACGTTGTCGTAAAACTTCAGCCCCATCCTGATTACCAGAGATGATACCGTGGCTGTGGTTAAGGTTATATTTTTCTAATAAAGCAATAGGTAATTTTAATTCATAAGGTAAATTCCACCAAGTAAAAAAGATATTTTTTGCCTCCAGTCCTAATAACTGATTTAATATAATCATCTGAGTATAAGCCAGACTCCTAGAACCTTGTTCTACTTGGATGATTTGGGGGCGAAACTGTTGCAATAAAGATATTAAATCAGCACCGAATGTCAGTAGACCTTGATGGTTTTGACTAAAATTAGAAACTGGAACTATTCTAAATGCACCTTCATCCCTAGATTGGGTTGCAATAGTTTTATTTTGTACACCACCAGGTTTCCAAACTTTAGGTACTACAACTGTCACCTCAATTCCCGGTTCTAATTGAGATAGCGCGCGTAGCTTTTCACAATTGAGGTCTACTATATAAGTATGACTGGCAACTAATATTTTCATGAATATTGGGTAGTTGTTAGTTGTCAGTTATCAATAGATAATTAGTTTTGACTAATAACTAATGACTCTTGACTTTTGACTAATGACTCTTGATCAAGACGACTGTAAATTTGCCCATCATCCCAATTAGATTGAATGACAGTCCCTAAAGCTTTGAAGAAACCCAAGATATAGAATACACCACGAGTAACAATTTTTATAGGTGAGCCACTTTTATGACAGGGGGGACGGCCGAGGACGTGACAATCAAATAACCTGGCGTATAGGCGTAAAGCTTGGCTAGCGGTGAGGTTTTTCATCGCCATCAAGAAATGATTGTGATAGAAGGTAAATTGATATTTGAGCGATCGCATACTAATATCATGACAACCTCCAGTTTCTTCTCCTAGATGTACTAAATTAGCCTCTGGGTCATACCAAATCTTATACCCTGTCTGGCGCAACCTCAAACAAAAATCTGACTCTTCACGTACTGCACTACCGCGAAACCTCTCATCAAACCGTAGTCCATATTTAGTGAAAATTTCCCGGCGGAAGGACATATTGCAACCCCTTGCACTTAACACTTGTTGGGGTTTAATGGTGTGTACTAAGTCAATATGATACCAAGCAATACCGGGGTTCATTGCCTCTGGGGGTAAATATTCTATCTCAAACTCTCCCCCAGACTCACCTAATTTCATTCTGTCAAATACCCGTCCAGCTACCGCCCCTATCTCTGGATTTTGTATATAGTTTTTGACATGGGATGAGATATAATTGGGGGTTAACTTGACATCATCATCAATAAAAATAATTATTTCCCCAGTAGCCCGTCTGACACCATAGTTCCGCGCTCCTGGTAAACTTGCCCAGTTCAGTTTAAACCATTTAATTTTTTCTGCTGCTGCTAGTTCTGCTAAATAATTTTGGACTTCTGGTTGATGTGTTGGTGACTGGTCTACCACCAAAACTTCAAAATTTGGATAATCTTGATTTAAAACATCTGCAATGCTATCTCTTAATGCTTCTTCTCTACAGTATGTAGGAATAATTACAGTGATTAAAGGCTGATTATTCATATTTTTGATGATAAATTAAGCTATCAAAATTTAATGCGTCAAGTTTAAATTGATGAATAAGCAAGTTTGTCGTAAAAACTTTAGTCCTAATTTTTAAGGACTGGAGTCCTTACTACGAACCGTCAAAAATAACTTGACATAGTGCTGCTTTGTAAGAATCAAACACTTTTTGCTTTTTCTTCAAGTTCTTCATTTTTCCTCTCTTGTTTATCCAGTATTGGTAATTTGAAAAGAACTCCTGCAAAAAACCAGTAATATACAGCTACCGGATCGACATCTAAAGGATAGTAGTATGTGTTGTAACTAATAAACAATATAAACACCCATATAGCAGCTGCGTAAGTACGGAAACTACGGTTTTTTATTGAGCGATACGTTTTAAAGGCAGTAACTGTCAGGGTAGTCACTAAGGCGACAAAACCCAATAATCCCACAATGCCAACTTCATACAGCACTTTAGGGTAGTAGGTTTCCACCAACTTAGTTGAACCTAAACTGCGAGCCGAGTTAGTAGCCCTACCCAACCCACTACCTATGGGAGTATCTACAGTTTTCCAGTTCTCTTCAAATTGTTGGACGATAAATTCCTCCGGTGGTGAAGCGTCCCAACGACCAGACAAACTATCAACCCTTTCTTGGACAATAGCCGGGTTAGTGACCATTGCAATTCCCAAGATGGCAGCCAAGCCTATACCAATGGGAATAAAGCGTTTGAGGTTGGCAATTTGACCTGTGAGTATTAGCAGTAACAAGAAGCAAGTAGGTACTAAAGCTAATGCAATTCTCTGCCCCGAAACAACTGCATTTATAAATACCGTAGCCAATGAACCTAAACTGATTGCACGCCAAATGAAAGAGGGGTCAGAAAAAGCCGCAGCAAAGGCTAAAAAGGTGCTGGAAATTAAGAACCATGCCCATTGCCAAGGAGCGACGAATGTTCCCGGTAAGCGAATCATTCCTTGGCTAGGACTATAAACTAGAGAACCACCAAAATAACAACGTGCGTCCAGGGTGGCTTTAAATAGGTCAGCACCTGAAGCATTTCTAGTACCTTCACAGACCCCTGTGTACAATAGTCCGTATTGAAGAATACCCAATGCTCCACATATGAGGATTGCGCTGACCTGGAGGCGCGATAAGAATAGAAAATCCTGTTTGTTGCGAATTAAGTAGTAAGCGCAACCAATCAAAGGGACATAGCCTAAAAATACTTTTAGTCCCAAAATACCCATACCTATAGGTATTTCGCTAGTAGTTCTTTCGAGCAGTCCCACGCTAGGTGGGTTTAGTTGCTGTCCACCATTGATAAACAGCAAAGTCAGCATACACAAGCCAAATAAAATAAATAGTGGAGTTCTAATAGGGGAGGGCAAAATTAGAGGTAGTTTCTGCTTGCGGCAAGTCTGCCAAATTGCGATTAAAGCAGGAAAATAGAACGAGTCCTTGGCAAGTTGTAATATAGGACTGTTACCAATGTAATAAGTGATTGTCCCTCCAAAAGGTACGTAAAGAAGAAAAGCAAAAAGAGCTAACCTCGGATATTTGTAAGATATAGACATGACAATTATTCCCAAAACAGTGGGAACTGCTGCCTTTATTCCGACAGTTAAAAACACCAATATACCAACAAAGAAGCTGACGAAAGAAACGGTAGTTAGTAAATTAATCAGTTCTTTACGTGCTTGGGTTGCTTTCCGCTTTTGGGCTAACCTGTCTTTTAAACTCAGGGTTGGCGTTTCTTTCTGTGGTTGCTGTTTTGATTTTTTAGTCCGTGATGATTTCGATTTTAATTTTGGCATAGGTGCGTTCTAGCCTATCAGCCTCAGAAAAAGTATATTTTTGACCTAATAAATTCAGATTACTGTAAATTATATAACCCAAATTCATCTCTAATAGATGGGGTAATTTTTTTTCGATTGAAGATACTGAAAGTTAACTTTGTCCGATCATAGTAATGATTTTCTCCTGTCTCTAACATATAAATTGCACCTGGAAATGGTAATGCACTAATAGCTTGACCTTTGTCTGTCAAAATATCTTTAACTTTGGCGTGATCTATATAATACTTATAATAACCATATCCCCGATTATATTCTGCGGGTTCCGGGAGAAAATTTAAGTCATATCGCAAAATATTACAACTTCCACACATTCTATAAAAGTTATTTCTTTTAATATATATATGGTTACTGCCCTCTTGATATTTATAACCTTGATTGATAAACCATCCATTACTGTTAGGATTGTCTTTGACAAACTCTGCTAACTTTCTGCTGACACAATCATCTGCATCCAATGCCATCGTATGAGTAGGGTCAAATTGTTGGGCATATACTAATCCTCTCAGAATTTTTCGCCCTTTATCTGTGCGTCCTTGATTGATAGAAAGGGACTCTTTATTAGCTGAGAAATCAACTGTAATGTATGTTATGTTAGGATGGTTAAATTCTATTTCTGGTTGCTCATTACAAACCACGATTACCCGGAAATCTGGCGAAGTTTGATGACAAACTGATTTAATACATCTTTCAAATAAATGTGTAACCCGCTCCCATGATTTAGAAAATTCTCGACCTTTAAGTGGGATAACAAAAACAAGCATATTGTTACCTTCTATAAATACCGCAATAGTTAACGGGTAAATAATAACACATTAACAATTAATGTCTCATGACTATAGCGGTTATCGCTTTAGTGAGGTACAAGAACCCCACCCCCAACCCCCTAAGAGCAAGCAAGGAGGGCTATGATATACCTCATGTGATTAGGAAACGCTATAATACCAAGTTCAGATAATTAGTAATAATTCTCAATGTAGTTTAACCCCATCCCTGATGATCGTGGATTAAATAACCTGTAGCTCTGGTTTAGCAATAGTCTTTAGCAAATTCGTCATGTATAAAGTGTGTCATTCAATTTAAGTAGAGCGCATATTTTTCAATATTAATATATTTAAATATTTAATCATCTAACTCCGCGTTTAGCGATGGTCTACGACCGACGGTCGGTCATCGCATCAATGTCTCCGAATAATTGCGGAAAATAGTGCCATTATCTTAGTAGCGATTTAAAATCTGAGTCAAATCATTGGAAAATTTCGCTAGTCGTGTCCACCACTGCAAAACAATTTCCTATCTGGGCTTTTTTCTTACTGGCAACCAACGGCATCCTTATGTTGGCGGTGATTCTGCTGATTTTGCGACAGCAGGGTTTGACCGTTTTTTCCAGTAATACTACCCCAGTTCCAGCCAATCAAGCCCCATCTGCTACCCCAGAGTTAGGCCCCCGCCACCAACTTAGTTACCAAAAGTGGGTAGACATCCTCAAGCAAGAAGCCCAAATAGCAGCTGAACAGCGTCCGCCGCAATTAAGTATCTTAGCGGGGGATTCTCTGAGTCTATGGTTTCCTGCGGAATTATTACCTAAAGATAGAAATTGGCTTAATCAAGCAATTTCTGGTGAAACCAGCAATGGATTATTCAAAAGATTAAATTTATTTGACAAAACGCAGCCAGAAACGATTTTTGTGATGATTGGGATTAATGACCTCATTCGGGGGGTGAATGATCAGGTTATCTTAGATAATCAACGGCAAATGATGAATTATCTAAGAAAAAGCCACCCCAAAGCTAAAATCTTTATCCAGTCGATTTTGCCTCATGGGGCAGAATCTGCCACCTGGGAAGGACGGGAAAAATTACTGGCTATTCCCAATAGTCGCATTCAGCAATTAAATCAGCAGTTAAAAAGCATAGCAGCCAAAGAACGGGTTGAATATCTAGACTTATATTCCTTATTTGCCAACCAGCAAGGAAATCTTCGCCCAGAATTGACTACCGATGGCTTACATATCAATCCTGCCGGCTATCTGGTTTGGCGCACAGCCTTGCAAATTTATCAAAAGGGAATTGGTGGGACTAATTAATTCAAAATTAGAACTCTTGCAAAAGTCCGAAAATGAGATGTGTCATTCTGAATGAAATGTAGAATCTAAGAGATGTTTCGCTTCGCTCAACATGACAGGTTAAGCATTTATGCAAGAGGTCTAATAACTTGTGTCACCTGTCACCTGTCACCTGTCACCTATCACCTATCACCTGTTCCCTGTCCCTTCTAACTTAAGAAAATCTCTACCTGATTAACTAAATCGTGTCATGGCACGAGAAAATCAGAAAGAGGAGATAATAAAAAATAAAACATATGGATACAAAAGCTTTTAAGCGTTCACTGCAACATTCAGAAAATTACAACCGTAAAGGGTTTGGTCATCAGGCTGAAGTAGCTACTCAATTGCAATCTGAGTATCAAAGTAACTTAATTCAAGAAATCCGCGATCGCAATTACATCCTTAAACGGGGCGATGTCACTATCCGTTTGGCGCAAGCTTTTGGCTTTTGCTGGGGTGTGGAACGCGCTGTGGCTATGGCTTATGAAACCCGCAAGCACTTCCCGACAGAACAGATTTGGATTACTAACGAAATTATCCACAATCCTTCTGTGAATCAGCGAATGCAGGAAATGCAAGTCGCATTTATCCCTGTTGATGGGACTAAAAAAGACTTCTCTATTGTGGGTAATAACGATGTGGTGATATTACCTGCCTTTGGAGCTAGCGTTCAAGAAATGCAGATACTCAACGATAAAGGCTGTAAAATCGTTGATACTACCTGCCCTTGGGTATCTAAAGTTTGGAATACCGTGGAAAAGCACAAAAAAGGTGATTACACCTCAATTATTCATGGTAAATACAAGCATGAAGAAACTGTGGCTACTAGTTCCTTTGCTGGTAAGTATTTAATTGTGCTGAATTTAAAAGAAGCCCATTATGTAGCTGACTACATTTTACATGGTGGCGATCGCGAAGAATTTTTACAAAAATTCGCCAAAGCTTGTTCAGCCGGGTTTGATCCTGATCAAGACTTAGAACGTGTTGGTATTGCTAACCAAACCACGATGCTGAAAGGCGAAACCGAGCAGATTGGTAAACTGTTTGAGCATACCATGATGCAGAAGTATAGTCCTGCTGAATTAAATCAACATTTCCAAAACTTCAATACTATTTGTGATGCTACCCAAGAACGGCAAGATGCCATGTTGGAATTAGTAGAACACAACTTAGATTTAATGGTGGTAATTGGTGGGTTTAATTCATCAAATACGACTCAATTACAACAAATTGCCCAGGAACGTAATTTGCCTTCTTATCATATTGATTGTGTGGAGCGAATTAAATCTAGAACATCTATTGAACATCGGCAATTAACTGGCGATTTAGTCATTGCAGAAAACTGGCTACCAGATGGAGAAATAGTTGTAGGGGTTACGTCTGGTGCTTCTACACCTGATAAGGTTGTGGAAGATATAATTGAGAAGATTTTTGCTCTTAAGGCTACGGTTGCGGTGGCTTAGGAGTGCTGAGTGCTGAGTGCTGAGTAAAATAAAAATTACTCAATACTTTGGCACTCGATAAATATTTAAAAATATTTAGTTGATGTTTCTTTTAATTTGTGAATTATTAACTTTTTACTTTTAATAAATGTCCTTTGATAATCTGTGCAAACTTCTGTCTGAAAAACATCCTGTTACTTTTGCCAGTTGGGTATTAGGTAAACCGCAAACTGATGTTACAGTTCTTAAAACTGAATTGAGTATCGAGCCGATTCGCGCTGATTACGTCACATTCCTGCAACTACAAGAACGCATTCTCCATTTAGAATTTCAAACCAAACTGGAATCCACACCACCCCTACCCCTGCGGATGCTAGATTATTGGGTACGCCTGTATAGGTTGTATCGTCTACCCATCACGCAAGTTGTCGTATTATTGCTTCCCCCCGCACCAGATACAGTAATTGAAACCGTTTTTAGTGTCGAGTCTACTCGTCATGAATATCGTGTAATTTCTATGTGGGAGGAAAATCCTCAACCATTTCTTAATGAGCCAGCGTTATTACCATTAGCAACACTAGCTGCAACTACCCAGCCTCAAGTTTTATTACAACAAGTTGTGGAACGAGTGAATCAACTTGAGCTAGGAGAGCGATCGCAAATCTCCGCTTACACCCAAATTTTAGCGGGTTTAAAATATAAAAAAGACTTGATTAAACAATTATTTCGGGAGGGTATGATGCGCGAGTCAGTTATTTATCAGGAAATTCTCGCCGAAGGAGAACAACGTGGAGAACAGCGAGAACGATCGCTCATTCTCCGTCAACTTACTCGTCGTGTGGGAGAATTATCTCAACCAGTGCGAGAACGAGTAGAAAATCTTTCTTTAGAACAGTTAGAAAATCTGGGTGAAGCATTATTAGATTTTCAGACAATAGCGGATTTAGACACTTGGTTGAGTACATTAAAGTAGCACAGACAGCATTACCCTTGTTCTTAATGCTCTTGATGGCTTGCTGGATACACCAAAAATCTCCCGACTGCCAAAGTTTTGCTATCGCTTTGGCAGTTGGGAGAGATTTAATTATCTAGTATCTATCTACTGTGAGATTTTTCTGGCATCCCTACATTAGTGGCTGACTTACCATTTTTACCATTTGTATGGGCATTGCCATTGTTATTACGGGGTTGAATTACGCCATAGCCGCCATGATTGCGTTCATAAATGACGTTAATCTCACCAGTTTCGGCGTTGTGGAACATATAAAAATCATGTCCCACTAATTGTAGATGCTCTAAAGCCTCTGCAACTGTCATCGGGGGCATAGAAAAGTATTTAGTACGGACAACTTCTTCTGGGAGTTCGGGAGTGCGATCGCCTATTAAATCTGCAACTACTGGTTGTGGTACAACTACTTCATTAGTGGGTAGAGCGTGAGTTTTCTTGTCTTGTTTTCTTTCTTTATATTTACGGAGTTGTCTGGCAATTTTATCTGCAACTAAATCAATGCTTGCGTATAAGTTTTCGCTGCTTTCCTCCGCGCGGATGACACTACCATTTGCATAAATAGTGACTTCAGCCGCTTGTCTAGTATTAATTCGGGGATTGCGAGCTACGCTAAGGTGGACATCCACTTCGTTGGTGATGTTCTGAAAGTGGCTAACTGCTTTTTCAATTTTTTGATGCACATATTCTCGAATCGCATCGGTAATTTCAATATTTTTGCCGTGGATGACAAGCTTCATGTAAACTCTCCCGCTCGATAGCGCAATATTTAATGTGATGTTGTCTTTGTATGAAAAGGGATTGCGGTAAGTTATGTTACTGCACCAACACCTGTTTTAGACTGTTTTGATGTCCTTTTAGCCTGCTTTATCTCAATTTTTTGCATCTATTATAGTTATTCCTATGTACACCCTTGCTTTTTTCCTTCATTTAGAGCGATCGCTCTAACTGATTGCTAGACAATTAGACAGTCGCGCTCTTTTCTCAATTAAGGTAGCCTAATTAATAACGGTTTTGACTACCTTGCTCATCAAAACAAACTTTACACAACTGAGAGTAGTTACTTCTGGTTTGTTAAAGGAGATTGGGTCGCTGTTGTTTGGGTATACAAGTCCTTCAGATGTAAACAATTATGAGACTCATCAGCCAGTGCATTCGTTCTTCTTATCTTGGCGTGATGCTTATTGTAGAGAATTCCTCCCAACACCTTTGTGCTTATATATCCAAACTAGCACTTTGTTTTTCTTTGAGATGATTCCCTTGATGTTCCTTTAAAATCCTTTGCATAGCTTGACAATTGTTGATCAAATTCTCGAAAGTTGAAATATATTTAGTTGTTAACTCAGTTGATTTTCGGCATGAATTGTAGTAAAGCAGCTAAAAACTCTTGTTTTTTGTACAACAAAGGGTTAACACCCTACTTAGAAGCGCATGAGTGGCAGAAATCCCTCCTCACAGAGCGTATTCACAATCCCCATCTAGATGACGTGTTAATCTTGCTGGAACATCCCCCTGTCTATACTTTAGGACAAGGCAGCAATTCCGAATTTCTCAAATTTGACATAGCCCAAAATCAGTTCGAGGTACATAGAACCGAACGCGGCGGCGAAGTCACTTACCACTGTCCCGGCCAATTGGTAGGGTATCCAATTTTAAATTTGCAACGTTATTGTAAAGATTTACATTGGTACTTGCGACAATTAGAAGAGGTCATAATTCACGTACTAGCAGTTTATGGTTTAAAAGGCGATCGCATTCCTCCTTTCACCGGGGTATGGTTAGAAGGACGTAAAGTTGCTGCGATCGGCATTAAAGTCAGTCGTTGGATTACCATGCACGGTTTTGCTTTAAATGTGTGTCCCGACATGACAGGCTTTCGGCGCATTGTTCCCTGCGGTATTGCAGATAAACCTGTAGGCAGTTTAGCCGAATGGATTCCCGGAATTACCTGTGAAGAAGTACGCGGACATATTGCTCAAGCTTTTACCGAAGTTTTTGGTATAGAATTCATTGAGTCAATTGCCAATTGTTAAATAATTATACTGTTATAAGTAGATTTAGCTGTAATTATGTAATAGGTGCAATTGGATCAGAAATAGGAATATCCGGCAATTAAAAGCAAATTGCTGCTTATTTGTGATTTCACTTGTGCAAGTTAAAATGTCAGTAACCCAGCCCTAAAGGGACTGAGCTTGTAAGAGAAATCAAGCAAGCTGTACTGACCCGTCTAAGTCAAAACTTGACTACGTTTTTTGAGTCACGACACCCTGGGATACGCAGCCAGTCCCTTGCTCTGTCGCTTGTGATTAAACAGTTCTAAGGTCACTGGAACAGTGTTGCAAGCCTAACAAGCTCTTAAAACATTGACTAGGCTAACTTTACTCCCACAAGGGAAGGCTCTATTGAGCAAAAACATTATGCGTACAGGGCGAAAAGTTTGATCGGTAATTGTCCCGTTGAAAGTGCATTACAAAAGCACACCAAGCAGAGTAACCCCAAGGCGATAATGTTTTAATATTCAAGGCGGTTAAAACCGCACGAGCGATGCACTGAGCCTGTCTAAGTGTCTTTTTCCTCTCAGGTCTAAAGACCATGAGTTTCCCACTTACCGATTTTTTTATGATTGTTTGCCAATCTCAAAACTAACTTTTTGTATCATTTGATTCAAATTTCGCCTGTGACTTATCCAATCAATCCACAGACTTACGCCCCAGTGTTTACGTCTCTGAGAGAAAGAGACTTGAAAGTTCTCATAGAACTATTTGATAGACAAGACGGCGAAGATATTGAAGCAGACATTAACAGTAATCTACTGTTAATGATGCCTGAACCATGCTGGGAAGACGATCCCTTTGACTTCTTGCGCGAATATCTTTAGGAGTGCTGTCAGCACTCAGCACTCAGCACTCAAAACTCACTCAGGGGGTAAAAATCACATGGCTAGATTCGGTTTTTGGCGTTGGCTGTGCTTGTGTCTAGTTATTGGTTTGAATTGTGTTTTACTCTCTGGTTGTAGTGCAAATCTGAGTGCTGATAAAACTTTGCGCGTCGCAACTGAACCTGCATTTCCACCTTTTGAGTTTCAAGGACAAGGTGGAGAGTTGCAGGGTTTTTCCCTGGATTTAATGAATGCGATTGCTTCATCTGCTAACTTTAAAGTCAACTTCCAAAGTCTACCGTTTGATGGCATTATCCCAGCCTTGCAAGGTAGAACCGTAGATGCGGCGATTAGTTCAATTACCATTACAGCAGAACGAGCCAAGACTGTGGCTTTCTCTCGCCCTTATTTTAAAGCCGGATTAGCGATCGCAATTCGTGACAATAATCTAGATATTACAGGTTTTGATAGTCTCAACAACAAAAAAATTGCTGTCCAAATCGGTACGACTGGCGCAGCCAAAGCTCAAAGTATTCCTGGTGCAGAAATTCGCAGTTTTGATTCTGCACCTTTAGCACTGCAAGAATTACTCAATGGTAATGTAGATGCAGTTATTAATGATGCACCAGTAACTTTATATGCCATTAATACAGGCAATCTCAAAGGTATTAAAGTTGTAGAGCAATTACTAACAGAAGAATATTACGGCATTGCCACAGCCCAAAATTCACCTAATTTATTACTTATAAATGACGGACTGAATAGAGTATTAAAAAACGGCACTTATGCCCAAATTTATCAAAAATGGTTTAAAGCGACTCCGCCACAATTACCAGATAAATCACCATTTGAAAATCAAACTAACACTGCTAAAGGGGGAATATTAACCTCATTTAGTTTAATTTCGCAGGCTTTACCGACTTTATTACAAGGTGCATTAGTCACTCTACAACTAACAACAATTTCTGTGGTTTTGGGTTTAATAGGTGGTTCATTAGTTGGTATTATTCGCCTCTCTAAAATTACTCCTGTGCGCTGGTTAGCCAGGGCTTATGTTGATTTTTTTCGAGGTACGCCTTTACTAGTGCA from Nostoc sp. UHCC 0870 includes these protein-coding regions:
- a CDS encoding ABC transporter permease subunit (The N-terminal region of this protein, as described by TIGR01726, is a three transmembrane segment that identifies a subfamily of ABC transporter permease subunits, which specificities that include histidine, arginine, glutamine, glutamate, L-cystine (sic), the opines (in Agrobacterium) octopine and nopaline, etc.), with the protein product MARFGFWRWLCLCLVIGLNCVLLSGCSANLSADKTLRVATEPAFPPFEFQGQGGELQGFSLDLMNAIASSANFKVNFQSLPFDGIIPALQGRTVDAAISSITITAERAKTVAFSRPYFKAGLAIAIRDNNLDITGFDSLNNKKIAVQIGTTGAAKAQSIPGAEIRSFDSAPLALQELLNGNVDAVINDAPVTLYAINTGNLKGIKVVEQLLTEEYYGIATAQNSPNLLLINDGLNRVLKNGTYAQIYQKWFKATPPQLPDKSPFENQTNTAKGGILTSFSLISQALPTLLQGALVTLQLTTISVVLGLIGGSLVGIIRLSKITPVRWLARAYVDFFRGTPLLVQIFMIYFGIPAIAQELNFTFSFDRLIAGVIALSLNCAAYIAEIVRAGIQSIEPGQAEAAKSLGLNPLLTMRLVIFPQAFRRMLPALGNEFISLLKDTSLVAVIGFEELFRKGQLIVAGNYRAFEIYAAVAIVYLCLTLLSSQAFSRLETWMNPTQLVQISPKKSSQFENKKN